The DNA region GTCCTCCCTCTGAGTCTGGGTTTCTTCTGGTACTCCCTGTTGGCAACAACCCAAACAGACATGAAACCGCTCAGGGATTCCAAGGTCAACAACTTTTAACAGCGTAGGATCACTTCTAGGAGATGCAAAAAGATCTACAGATACGGATACAGATATGGTTCCTAAAATAGGCCTTAAAAGTTGCAACCATTAGTTTGATTGCGATATTCCACACATTTAACACTACAATGACAATCACAGTTCCATTAAGTGGCCCCAAAAACAGACACAGTAACAAAGAACATtgcaaatatatacatacaaaaaccaaaaacatttatttatctgcTTTGAAAAGACATGATCATTCACGTGTGATCGACCGATATATGGAATATCTGATGTGGACATTACTGAATttatatgttaaaaatgtatttacaatttttgaaaataaaatgacaacatcataaaataatattttgggaGACAAAAATGAtcttaaacattaaattacttACACACCAGTATCATGTGAGAGTATGCTAATGGTTGCTTTGTGAGTTTATGTTTGCAGCTACAATGAGGGAGCAGTATCTTTCTAGATCCAAAAGATAGCAGCAGATTGTGTTTGATGTTGTCCTTTATAATCTCCGTAGCGTTTCCTGGTCACTTGCCAAACAGCGAGACAGGGGGTTCCTACATGCAgatgaaatagaaataaattatagAGTAATTACTAATAGAGATAAGACTGATTTCACTGCTTATTTTGGCATCTTCCTGCAATGATTTTAACACTAAATCCATGTTTATGCTTTAAATCCATGTAGATTATCTCTAGTTCACTGAGTGTAgcctgattattattattattattattattattattattattattattattattattatctagAGTAGATAATACAACCCCTGCTGAATAAAGAAGAAAGTTCCCACCGCCCCTGCTCCACTCCTTTGTATGGTGAGCCACAGCCTAAACATAATTTGGCTCCCCGGCTTGGGTTGGGTTAACCTGATACAAAGGAGTCCTTTTTATGCGTTATCTGCCGCGGAAGAGGCACGAGCTCCCATGGGGTATGTTGCCACGCAACCAAAGAGCCCCACCCACAGCCGCTCCGGACTCACCTGGGCTGTTCTAAGGTGACGCGCTGGGCTCAGCCAATCGGCAGCGAGAACAGGTGGCGCTGGACGAAGTTTCGGGCGGAAACTTGTAGGTTCAGGGGAGGTTAGGCTGCTTCTTATAAATATGCAAGTCCATTTTTACCGAAGGCCGGTTTAGAACGCAGGCGAACTGTTTAACAAGAGCGACAATAAAAGCGATACAAGCTGTTTGGTGCGGGgtgtttgaggtttttttgAGGTGTCCTCTGCTTGAAAATGGATTGATCATCGACCCTTTGACGGATTGTTGTCACTTCTGATCCCAGGTCTGCGGtctaacaagaaaaacaaaaacaaaaaaacaccgcGTCCTAAAAGCTTTGGAGATATCTTAGGACtgttattaatataatttgCCCAGTGGTTTGGACTCCCTTTAACTGTTATCACCTTTCTTTCCCACATCTCAGGTAAGAGAGCACTGGTACTTTTTCTTATCATATGCATATTCTTGACATGTGATTCACACTGATTTGCGCTTCTGTTCTCACGACTCAATAAACCAGTTTTACAGAGAGGCTAAATATGGCTCCGCtggttattcatgggattagctGGTGAAGCTTGGGCCCAGAAACCGAAAAAATATTCCAATGTAGACGTGCAGAATGTTCTTTACGtggatttgttgtgttttcttttaaggTGATTATTTGGCAGTGAAGTATAATGTTTCAAAGTTGTAACTaatagagatgcaccgatcagtCGGCCCACGATTCGGAATTGGCCATCTTTTTCTTCGATCAGCTGATCTGCAGTCAAGTCAAAAAgtgaaatgtctttttaaaaaactactcaattaatgaaaggaaaataataataataataataaaaaaaactctcctATTTCTGTCAGGAAATTGACAAACCATCAGAGTGTACGTTTATGAATAAGTACAGATAATAAATCAATCTTTTTCAGGTCAGTGAACGCACAAGTTTGGCAGCAGAACTCTAAAGTGCAGATACTGCAGCTGTGTGAAGTTGCTCAAAGGAGAGCTTGCCCAAGGCAAAGCAAACCAAACCAGCCTAAAATTCTTGGAATTTTATCATCATATATAAAGAATttgcatgcttttttttttttaattgagagTGAGAATACTATTAAATTCACTTTGACGGTTTCAGCATTAATAAGTTACAAGTTTTTAAAACGTGCAAGCTCTAAATTAAATTCACTGTGTGAAGCATCAAAGAATCGTCTTTATGGGATGTTCTGGACAGGAAGAGGGGCCCCGAATCAAACTCTGCTTAAAGTCCCATACGTTCCCTGACTCAAAGATGCTTTCAGTATCAGTGAGCTGTTTAAATGGCCATTTCAAGAGGAAACATTGTGTTTGCTACATGTTGAGAAACGGTAATTCATATCAGGGAGTTTGTTGAGGCTATAAAGAGAGTGAGAGTTGATTATAGGAGGGTTGAACAGACTACGGCAAAAGTTGCTCTGCTGTATCATTTTGAGCTTTCCAGCCTCTCTCTCACGTCATTTTTGTGTGTATAAATAGAGCAACAAACAGCATGTACTTTGTTGCACTGTTTTTTAGGTTTAAGACAGATCAGATAAAGGCTAAGGACAAATGCTTTGTTGCATAAAtgggtatatatatatatatatatatatttttttttttttcccattttctgtTGGAATCAAAACTACTACCTCTCTTGGTCAGGAAAAGCCACATCAGTGTCTTTTacttaacattattattattattatcacatTTACTTTGATAGAGTTGGAAATGTTGAATCCAACTCTAAAGGTATTGcaaagttttgttcatttaaaaaaaacaaaaaaaaaaacttttaaaagtgcttcaatctttgtttttgtttttttttcacaggcCCCAACCGCCAGTTCAAGATGACAGAGAAGGTCCCATGGTGGAAGGTGTTCATTCCAAAGAAAAAGAATGCGGATCCGTACGGCTTGGGCCCTGACTTCAACCCTTTCGCCCAGCAACCAGAGAGGCTGAAAGACCCGTCCTCTTCGTCCAAGACCACCACCGACCAGACCGTCCCCGCGCAGGGCTCCAGCTTCCTCAGCGACGAAACCTTCGACGACTCCAAGCTGGAATCGGTGTTCAACGAGCAGACGTGCCGCAGGAACATGAAGGTTTCCCGCTCGGGCCGGTTCAAGGAGAAGAGGAGGCCGCGCTCGACCCTTCCCATCGAGGACAAGGGGAGGGAAGCCGCAGCGCCAGGCAGGGAGGACAAACGATGACCCTGGGGAGAGGGgtggacgtgtgtgtgtgtgtgtgtgtgggtgtgcgtgtgcgtgtaaAAAGACTGCTTCACAGTATTGCTTCAAAAGGAGTGGGATTTAAATAGCTGAAGGAACTTTAGTCTCATGAGGCATTGTACTGTACTGAGCGCTGGGGATGATGTTCATGTGggttttatgtcaataatgcAGAATTCTGAATATGAGTTCAGAactatttttaagatttaagaCATTTTGTAGGGTTATGTTACAAATGTcttacgtttttttttcttatcaagGTCATTGAACCATTTTGCACATGAAATGTCACAAATGCAACTCAAAGGGCAAGTATGAGAAGCAATGGGCTGGTATTGGATTCTCTCTCTATGAAAATATTGAGTAAAGGTATCATGAAATGTACAGCATCACATCGTGGACTGGCGACTTGTCCAGTTATTGGTACCATCCCACGGTTTTTTCCCAACTGCAGTTCAAACCAGCAATATCTTAATGTTGATAACTGGGACTTCTTTAGTTTCTATATCTCAATTGCCCACTGcttttgcaattaaaatatttccaaatggCAGAATTGGTTCACCAAAAGAAGCCATCATTAAGCTGACGTTGAACACCAGAAACTTCTatgatggaaatatttttgaatgattttgtaactaatttttttaaaaccttgatttttttttttttatcatgatactctcattttctaattttattttttttacagttcatcaaatcacaataattttttttttttttaaagcagtaatCAAAAGCTGTTTCTCTCTCAAAAAAGTGAAATGCCTCTTGGAAATGATGTTCAAACAATTGTTTTCcaatatttgttgtaaaaaaaacaaaaaaaatacaatgttaaaatgctacaaataatttttctacGATGAAGGATAGTGCTCGTTTTTGCAAGACCTTTGCAAAACGTTTGACTCTGGGCGGTCTGAAGGATTCCAGTGAAGAtgaatcagaaatatttaccaGCAAAAAGCAGAAGCTAATGAAGGATTAAATTCAATCAGGCATATTTTACAAGGTTTGTTGCAAAGCTGCCTCTACTGAAAACAATATGCTCTTGATATCCAGATGAAGATATGACATGtgacatatatattttttctatttaaaaaaaaaaaggagctgtGTAGCTTTGATCACCTGTGAATGCTTAACACAAAggcaaaattagaaataaaccTGCGACAGCTGACTCTAccggtgtgtgtctgtgctttAATATCCCATGA from Xiphophorus hellerii strain 12219 chromosome 13, Xiphophorus_hellerii-4.1, whole genome shotgun sequence includes:
- the LOC116731227 gene encoding proline-rich protein 15-like, with the translated sequence MTEKVPWWKVFIPKKKNADPYGLGPDFNPFAQQPERLKDPSSSSKTTTDQTVPAQGSSFLSDETFDDSKLESVFNEQTCRRNMKVSRSGRFKEKRRPRSTLPIEDKGREAAAPGREDKR